In the genome of Ignavibacteriales bacterium, one region contains:
- the flgC gene encoding flagellar basal body rod protein FlgC yields the protein MKIGGEYPGFNISAKGLSIQRKKMNLIAENIANADSVRTDNGMPYKRKQLQITQAKNNFPVMLNNSTSTIRLKTSDEFHINTSPSLNKELAETKQTLNSSVSEDQTEGDLVYMPDHPNANEKGYVQMSNVNIITEMVDMIAASRSYEANLTALNSSKQMAKDSLEI from the coding sequence TTGAAAATCGGCGGTGAATATCCCGGCTTTAATATCAGCGCAAAAGGTTTAAGCATTCAGCGTAAGAAGATGAACCTGATTGCAGAGAACATTGCCAATGCTGATTCAGTAAGAACCGACAATGGTATGCCTTATAAAAGAAAACAGTTACAGATAACTCAGGCAAAAAATAATTTCCCGGTTATGCTGAATAACAGCACAAGCACTATCAGGCTAAAGACTTCTGATGAATTTCATATAAACACATCACCATCACTTAACAAAGAACTTGCTGAAACAAAACAGACATTAAACTCAAGTGTTAGTGAAGATCAGACTGAAGGTGATCTTGTGTACATGCCTGATCATCCGAATGCGAATGAAAAAGGTTATGTGCAAATGTCGAATGTAAATATTATCACCGAGATGGTGGATATGATTGCAGCTTCACGAAGTTATGAGGCAAACCTTACAGCGCTTAATTCATCAAAACAAATGGCTAAAGATTCATTAGAGATCTGA
- the fliE gene encoding flagellar hook-basal body complex protein FliE, translating into MEIGSIGKISDLIHSYEIKENKGKKFENVLTEFIGEVNTNQMDSKNITEDFIAGEDVELHEVMIAGEKAKTSLELLMEIRNKTVDMYKELIRMQS; encoded by the coding sequence ATGGAAATTGGTTCAATAGGTAAAATATCTGACCTGATACATTCCTATGAAATAAAAGAGAACAAAGGTAAAAAGTTTGAAAATGTTCTTACAGAATTTATCGGTGAAGTAAATACGAATCAGATGGATTCAAAAAATATTACCGAAGATTTTATTGCGGGCGAAGATGTTGAACTTCACGAAGTTATGATAGCCGGTGAAAAAGCAAAGACAAGCCTTGAATTATTAATGGAGATCAGAAATAAAACAGTAGATATGTACAAAGAATTAATCAGAATGCAGTCATAA
- the fliF gene encoding flagellar M-ring protein FliF, whose amino-acid sequence MNKNPLEALLGIFNKISLQQKLLIGIASIIAVVLLISALVFLNEPSYSVLYSNLSQEDASKVLEVLNTQKIPYKIEDNGSSIKVPKDKVYETRLVLAGKGIPNSGIIGYEIFDKTTMGMSEFMQKLNYKRALEGELARTIMQQDGIQGARVHIVFPAKTVFKDDEKLPTASVVLKLSGGTTLSQANVAAIVNLISSSVEGLVPGKVTLLDTKGRLLSKENNEDPLAVSSSKQYEMKQSVENYLSLKAQNILDNVVGYDNAIVKVDADINFDQIEKTMELYDPDSQVAVSEQNVRTESNGRNMSDTSVTVSENSTTNYEISKTIQRVVEGSGTIKRLSVAVVINDIPKEVVKDEKTEIVYEPRSQEQMRKLEEIVKNAVGLNPERQDQFSIVSIPFETRLVDDVQLEEPTIIEDVNEYINPLLILVAIGASLFILRGLMTKLKNEKIIIGSIDSLNLNTEHYSQPAVTSGSTAQAPQIKPAKRKGLLQVGDLEDEISDEAVLKKTQQEKISNYVSKNPMDAAKLINAWLHEDEFESKTVH is encoded by the coding sequence ATGAATAAAAATCCACTCGAAGCATTACTAGGTATATTCAACAAAATATCTTTACAGCAAAAATTATTAATCGGGATTGCGTCAATCATTGCGGTTGTCCTTTTAATCTCTGCACTTGTTTTCCTTAATGAGCCTTCATATTCGGTTTTATATTCAAACCTTTCTCAGGAAGACGCTTCAAAGGTACTTGAAGTTTTAAACACACAAAAAATTCCTTACAAAATTGAGGACAATGGAAGCTCAATAAAAGTTCCTAAAGACAAAGTCTATGAAACCAGGCTGGTACTTGCAGGAAAAGGAATTCCAAATTCAGGAATTATTGGTTACGAAATTTTTGACAAGACAACAATGGGAATGTCCGAGTTCATGCAAAAGCTGAATTACAAACGGGCACTTGAAGGTGAATTAGCGCGTACGATTATGCAGCAGGATGGAATTCAAGGTGCAAGAGTGCACATAGTATTCCCGGCAAAAACAGTGTTTAAAGATGATGAAAAACTTCCGACTGCATCGGTTGTACTTAAATTAAGCGGCGGCACAACTCTCTCGCAGGCAAATGTCGCGGCGATTGTAAACCTGATATCAAGCAGTGTTGAGGGGCTTGTACCCGGCAAAGTAACTCTTCTTGACACGAAAGGAAGATTACTCTCTAAAGAGAACAATGAAGATCCGCTGGCTGTATCGAGTTCAAAGCAATATGAGATGAAGCAGTCTGTTGAAAATTATCTTTCACTTAAAGCACAGAACATACTTGATAATGTTGTCGGTTATGATAACGCGATTGTAAAAGTTGATGCGGATATAAATTTTGATCAGATAGAAAAAACAATGGAGCTATATGATCCTGACTCGCAGGTAGCAGTAAGTGAACAGAATGTGAGGACGGAAAGCAACGGCAGAAATATGAGTGATACCAGTGTAACGGTAAGTGAAAACAGCACAACAAACTATGAGATAAGTAAAACAATTCAGCGTGTTGTTGAGGGTTCCGGAACAATAAAGCGGTTAAGCGTTGCGGTAGTAATCAATGATATACCCAAAGAAGTAGTGAAAGATGAAAAGACTGAGATAGTGTATGAACCGCGTTCACAGGAACAAATGAGGAAGCTGGAGGAGATAGTTAAAAATGCTGTAGGATTAAATCCTGAAAGACAGGATCAGTTCTCCATTGTAAGTATTCCCTTTGAAACAAGACTCGTAGATGATGTTCAGCTTGAGGAGCCGACAATTATCGAAGATGTTAATGAATATATAAATCCCCTGCTGATACTTGTCGCTATCGGAGCTTCATTATTTATACTACGCGGATTAATGACAAAACTTAAAAATGAAAAAATAATTATCGGTTCAATTGACTCATTGAACCTGAACACAGAACATTATTCACAACCGGCTGTTACTTCGGGCTCAACTGCTCAGGCACCGCAGATAAAACCCGCAAAGAGAAAAGGACTTCTGCAGGTTGGCGATCTTGAAGATGAGATCTCTGACGAAGCAGTTCTTAAAAAAACACAGCAGGAAAAAATCAGTAATTACGTTTCCAAAAACCCAATGGATGCCGCAAAATTAATAAACGCCTGGTTACACGAAGATGAATTCGAATCAAAGACTGTCCACTAA
- the fliG gene encoding flagellar motor switch protein FliG translates to MNSNQRLSTKTSDITGAQKAALLMIALNVETASSVFKYLDAEEVELISTEITKVRNIPSHVVDNVMEEFHTMVTAREYVLEGGIEFAQAVLEKSFGISKAVEIIDKVRNLTTLKGFDVLKKADSSQLINFLNKEHPQTVALILSHLNPEQTASALKDLPEQLRDDVAFRIATLGKISPQTLKQIEKVVDEMAGLTMSQTVGKIGGTKSLATILNRASVTLSKEILENIEQRDSDVALEIKRLMFLFEDVINIQDKDIQKIMREIDRKDLALALKVSDDKLKNKIFANMSERASDLLKEELQYMGMVKLKEVEAAQAKIIDVIKALEEAGEISLNIRGSKEEVYV, encoded by the coding sequence ATGAATTCGAATCAAAGACTGTCCACTAAAACTTCAGACATAACCGGTGCACAAAAAGCTGCACTGCTAATGATCGCCCTTAATGTTGAAACAGCTTCATCAGTATTCAAATACCTTGATGCCGAAGAAGTAGAATTAATTTCAACCGAAATTACAAAAGTAAGGAACATCCCTTCTCACGTAGTTGATAACGTGATGGAAGAATTCCACACAATGGTAACTGCACGTGAGTATGTGCTTGAAGGCGGAATTGAATTCGCGCAGGCTGTGCTTGAAAAATCTTTCGGCATTTCAAAAGCTGTAGAGATAATTGATAAAGTAAGAAACCTTACAACGCTAAAAGGATTTGATGTTCTAAAAAAAGCTGACTCATCGCAGTTAATAAATTTTCTAAACAAGGAACATCCGCAGACTGTTGCGCTGATCCTTTCGCATTTAAATCCCGAACAGACAGCAAGCGCTTTAAAAGATCTTCCGGAACAACTCCGTGATGATGTAGCATTCAGAATTGCGACACTTGGTAAAATTTCCCCACAGACCCTTAAGCAGATCGAGAAAGTGGTTGATGAGATGGCGGGGCTTACAATGAGCCAGACGGTTGGAAAAATCGGCGGCACAAAAAGCCTCGCTACTATTTTGAACAGAGCAAGTGTTACTCTCAGTAAAGAAATACTTGAGAATATCGAGCAGCGTGATTCGGATGTCGCACTTGAGATTAAAAGACTGATGTTCCTGTTTGAAGATGTTATCAATATACAGGATAAAGATATTCAGAAGATTATGCGTGAGATCGACAGAAAAGATCTGGCACTTGCATTGAAAGTTTCAGATGACAAGCTGAAGAATAAAATTTTCGCAAACATGTCGGAACGTGCATCAGACCTTCTTAAAGAAGAACTGCAGTACATGGGAATGGTAAAACTTAAAGAAGTAGAAGCTGCACAGGCAAAAATAATAGATGTGATAAAAGCCCTTGAAGAAGCCGGTGAAATTTCCCTCAACATCCGCGGCAGTAAAGAAGAAGTATATGTCTGA
- the fliI gene encoding flagellar protein export ATPase FliI encodes MNLSEHYIDRYKKIISRTELLKINGKVSDVIGLVIVSIGPNVALGEVCTIVDKNGQEVCKSEVVGFKEGKVLSIAIGEVHKISPACEIIATGKTFSIGVGKELLGRVIDGLGNPIDGKGEIFCSSIRSIHNSPPNPLERKRISTPLQSGIRSIDGLLTMGRGQRMGIFAGSGVGKSVTLGMIARNTDADVNVICLIGERGREVREFIEKDLGEEGLKRSVVIAATSDKSALVRLKGAFIGTTIAEYFRDLGMDVVLMMDSVTRFAMAQREIGLTIGEPPTTKGYTPSVFALLPKLLERAGNLDNGSITGLYTVLVDGDDMNEPIADAVRSILDGHIVLSRKLANRGQYPAVDPLQSVSRVMPDIVSPDHFERTIAFNEILATYKEAEDLINIGAYVKGSNPQIDHALSKINHLRSFLKQDINETALFAESVSRLEQIIEKPL; translated from the coding sequence ATGAATTTATCAGAACATTATATCGACAGGTATAAAAAAATAATTTCACGGACTGAACTTTTGAAAATAAATGGAAAAGTATCTGATGTAATTGGTCTTGTTATTGTTTCAATCGGACCAAATGTTGCGCTGGGTGAAGTCTGCACAATCGTTGATAAGAATGGTCAGGAAGTTTGTAAATCAGAAGTAGTCGGGTTTAAAGAAGGTAAAGTCTTATCAATTGCAATTGGTGAAGTTCACAAGATCTCACCGGCATGTGAAATAATTGCAACAGGTAAAACTTTTTCAATAGGTGTTGGTAAAGAATTACTCGGACGAGTGATCGATGGTCTCGGAAATCCAATTGACGGCAAGGGTGAAATATTTTGTTCTTCAATAAGAAGCATACACAACTCTCCTCCCAATCCGCTTGAGCGTAAAAGAATTTCAACTCCATTACAAAGCGGAATCAGATCGATTGACGGCTTGCTGACAATGGGTCGCGGACAAAGGATGGGAATCTTTGCTGGCAGCGGTGTCGGCAAAAGCGTTACACTTGGTATGATCGCTCGTAACACGGATGCAGATGTAAACGTGATTTGTCTTATTGGTGAACGTGGAAGAGAAGTCCGTGAGTTCATTGAAAAAGATCTTGGTGAAGAAGGATTGAAACGCTCAGTAGTGATAGCTGCTACAAGTGATAAGTCAGCTTTAGTAAGATTGAAAGGTGCTTTCATCGGCACAACCATTGCGGAATACTTTCGCGATCTTGGAATGGATGTGGTTCTTATGATGGATTCAGTTACACGCTTTGCAATGGCACAACGTGAAATCGGATTAACTATCGGCGAGCCTCCCACAACAAAGGGATACACGCCTTCAGTTTTTGCTTTACTTCCTAAACTGCTTGAACGTGCCGGGAATCTTGATAATGGTTCCATCACAGGCTTATACACTGTACTTGTTGACGGTGATGATATGAATGAACCTATTGCTGATGCGGTACGCTCAATACTTGACGGACATATTGTTCTTTCACGTAAACTTGCAAACCGTGGTCAGTATCCTGCTGTTGATCCGCTTCAAAGTGTAAGCAGGGTTATGCCTGATATTGTTTCACCGGATCACTTTGAGCGTACAATTGCGTTCAACGAAATACTTGCAACATACAAAGAAGCTGAAGACCTCATAAACATCGGGGCTTATGTAAAAGGCAGCAACCCGCAGATTGACCATGCTTTATCAAAAATTAATCATCTGCGCTCTTTCCTGAAACAGGATATAAATGAAACTGCACTTTTTGCAGAATCCGTTTCCAGGCTCGAACAAATAATCGAAAAACCATTGTAG
- a CDS encoding flagellar hook-length control protein FliK, which produces MMNFNPLFIGQVNTAAGTSSLGAVKLSKSSYLFSDIIKVILEDENSSLPVEGIEVNQLNENDNNTSSYSTELLSGIVLSPSTRLSKDFVELNPDTINSYSESFSEAESSPTSFELDKSELQNLLLTLTGSTSAPTVVSLAENTLPEAVTGILNMVDELQSDNSLVIEVEGLTEPLKVEISKPQQIVKEYSVSITVPSSKSNPEIEIPVIKNNSNPIDLKNVTGDVLPELHTNDGKSISFTLQEATKFANTSDHVTEPKIETESGNNILKKIKVKTASTAPEMNTKPGITADTAKNVIVNTNTQNNTIKVEKDVLTSENILPDKTKDNFATIKPEQKIKLDEKINFSPDDAESDIKIKAALKPNQFVQSTHQDLKESVFTSSTKNILVSNKLTKETTSTPIKVAEKEIATTLPKVKSESTVQKFSAEENLITDTKKAEIKIETNTAKFINSENTHKDQPVKVVKIKFENPEQVKVKDVLKTLLSNEKEIITSDKIPVDKSNENKPVSVLHRNSTKLEQNQVRINSGLNISDPVNAKTELKSNNSFIQVQENSFTKLSELEKPQLNIKPSEQKYSSGLNEKNVIVEKNLPKIESEKHVEHKADNDIQPKTEIKNKPLTNLSTDIHTDDTDKPLKLVTNSDSKNIQLQDDKNTIDLNKVEHSFNKVKFDKVNNEIDPEPQVIKQNPGTEKIEYKNPELKARIEESFEIPTKTREEKVQSETKTSDTKQEIVFTSDVENENNLSQQSHDQKENGWQNQQKEIPVAKTEVEKNVKSPADSSSKQTEESKIEVTTKVEVKENQVITKEKIVVETKQMNETFKTIKSSEIVKEISNFVKTGETKTVVFKVVPENLGKIKVSLDVAENFAKATIEVENESVKQIVQSNLETLKNSLSQNGITLSAINVTLNGNQQKGYKPVDSKRRVNDNTNENKIETAPEVLLRKDLGYNTYEYLV; this is translated from the coding sequence ATGATGAACTTCAATCCACTTTTTATCGGACAGGTAAACACAGCAGCGGGAACAAGCAGTTTAGGCGCTGTCAAGCTAAGCAAATCCTCGTACCTGTTTTCTGATATAATAAAAGTTATACTCGAAGATGAAAACTCATCATTGCCTGTTGAAGGAATTGAAGTTAACCAGTTAAATGAAAATGATAATAATACTTCTTCATACTCAACTGAATTATTATCCGGGATCGTTTTATCACCAAGCACACGCTTATCAAAAGATTTTGTAGAATTAAATCCTGATACAATTAATAGTTATTCTGAATCTTTTTCAGAAGCAGAATCCTCACCAACATCCTTTGAACTTGATAAATCTGAACTTCAGAATTTACTTTTGACTCTGACCGGTTCAACCTCAGCACCAACAGTTGTTAGCTTAGCTGAGAATACATTGCCGGAAGCAGTTACCGGAATTCTGAATATGGTAGATGAATTACAAAGTGATAATAGCCTTGTTATCGAAGTTGAAGGATTAACAGAACCGCTGAAAGTAGAGATAAGCAAACCACAACAAATTGTTAAAGAATATTCTGTCAGCATAACAGTACCCTCTTCAAAGTCCAATCCTGAAATTGAAATACCTGTAATTAAAAACAATTCCAACCCTATTGATCTAAAAAATGTTACAGGCGATGTTTTGCCGGAATTGCATACAAACGATGGCAAGTCAATTTCATTCACACTGCAAGAAGCAACAAAGTTTGCGAATACCAGTGACCACGTCACTGAGCCTAAGATTGAAACCGAATCCGGTAACAATATCTTAAAGAAGATAAAAGTTAAGACAGCCAGTACAGCCCCTGAAATGAATACTAAACCAGGCATAACAGCAGATACTGCTAAAAATGTAATTGTAAATACAAATACTCAAAACAACACAATAAAAGTTGAAAAGGATGTCTTAACCAGCGAAAATATTCTACCCGATAAAACAAAAGATAATTTTGCGACTATTAAGCCTGAACAAAAAATTAAACTTGACGAGAAGATTAATTTTTCACCCGATGATGCCGAAAGTGATATTAAAATTAAAGCTGCGTTAAAACCAAATCAGTTTGTACAGTCAACACATCAGGATTTAAAAGAATCAGTTTTTACATCTTCCACAAAAAATATTCTTGTCTCAAATAAGCTGACTAAAGAGACTACCTCGACTCCAATTAAAGTCGCCGAAAAAGAAATTGCAACAACTTTGCCCAAAGTTAAAAGTGAATCAACAGTCCAAAAGTTTTCTGCCGAAGAAAATTTAATTACAGATACAAAGAAGGCTGAAATTAAAATCGAGACTAACACTGCAAAGTTTATAAACAGTGAGAACACACACAAAGATCAGCCTGTAAAAGTTGTTAAGATTAAATTTGAGAATCCTGAACAAGTCAAGGTGAAGGATGTACTTAAAACATTGTTGAGCAATGAAAAAGAAATTATTACTTCGGATAAAATTCCTGTCGACAAAAGTAATGAGAATAAACCGGTAAGTGTTTTGCACCGGAATTCAACCAAACTTGAACAGAACCAGGTAAGAATAAATTCCGGCTTGAACATTTCTGATCCGGTCAATGCAAAAACTGAATTGAAGTCGAATAACAGTTTTATTCAGGTTCAGGAAAATTCATTCACAAAACTGTCGGAACTTGAAAAACCTCAGTTGAATATTAAACCTTCTGAACAAAAATATTCTTCAGGGTTAAATGAAAAGAACGTAATTGTTGAAAAGAACTTGCCCAAGATTGAATCAGAAAAACATGTTGAGCATAAAGCTGACAATGATATCCAGCCAAAAACTGAAATTAAAAACAAGCCGTTAACAAATCTTTCAACAGATATTCATACAGATGATACTGATAAGCCTTTGAAGCTTGTTACAAATAGTGATTCAAAAAATATTCAACTACAAGATGACAAGAATACGATTGATTTGAATAAAGTAGAGCACAGTTTTAACAAAGTAAAATTTGATAAAGTTAACAATGAAATTGATCCTGAACCTCAAGTAATAAAACAAAATCCTGGTACCGAAAAAATTGAGTATAAGAATCCTGAACTAAAAGCACGTATTGAAGAGTCATTTGAAATCCCAACGAAAACAAGGGAAGAAAAAGTTCAAAGCGAAACAAAAACTTCAGATACTAAACAGGAAATAGTTTTTACTTCTGACGTAGAGAATGAAAATAACTTATCTCAGCAAAGTCACGATCAGAAAGAAAACGGTTGGCAGAATCAGCAAAAAGAAATTCCTGTTGCTAAGACAGAAGTTGAAAAAAATGTTAAATCTCCTGCTGATTCATCATCAAAACAAACCGAAGAATCTAAAATTGAAGTAACAACCAAAGTTGAAGTGAAGGAAAACCAGGTTATCACAAAAGAAAAAATTGTTGTTGAAACAAAACAGATGAATGAAACTTTCAAAACAATTAAATCTTCGGAGATAGTAAAAGAGATTTCAAACTTTGTTAAAACAGGTGAAACAAAAACAGTTGTGTTCAAAGTGGTTCCTGAAAATCTCGGTAAAATAAAGGTATCACTTGATGTTGCTGAGAATTTTGCAAAGGCAACAATAGAAGTTGAAAATGAAAGTGTTAAACAGATAGTTCAGTCAAACCTTGAGACACTTAAAAATTCTTTATCGCAGAACGGCATCACGTTAAGCGCGATAAATGTTACGTTAAACGGCAATCAGCAAAAAGGCTACAAGCCGGTTGACAGTAAACGCAGAGTAAATGACAACACAAATGAAAATAAAATTGAAACTGCACCTGAAGTGTTGTTAAGAAAAGACCTTGGCTATAACACTTACGAATATTTAGTATAG
- a CDS encoding flagellar hook capping protein, translating into MLTGISGSSTSPVYTEAGANGVLGKDDFMKLLLTQLRYQDPLSPLGGAEFAAQLAQFSSLEQLSNLNELMTQSVDANYYLTQSINNTMTATLIGKEVKLLGDKIQFNGQEEAKLGYKLPADASTVTINIYDKNGVLVRTIDDVPRDAGDHKLSWDFLDNNGNEVPNGEYRFEITAKTMDEKDMAVESYKWGTINGLRFSEYGTKLLVDNIEYMLSDILEIIKPSETGGGEG; encoded by the coding sequence ATGTTAACAGGAATATCAGGTTCATCGACAAGTCCCGTTTATACCGAAGCAGGCGCGAACGGAGTACTTGGCAAAGATGATTTTATGAAGCTCCTTCTGACTCAGTTGAGATATCAGGATCCTCTCAGCCCGCTCGGTGGTGCTGAGTTTGCTGCGCAATTAGCTCAGTTCAGTTCGCTTGAACAACTTTCAAACCTAAATGAACTGATGACACAAAGTGTTGATGCAAACTACTATCTGACCCAGTCAATCAACAATACAATGACAGCCACATTGATCGGCAAAGAAGTAAAACTGCTGGGTGATAAAATTCAGTTTAACGGACAGGAAGAAGCAAAGCTGGGTTATAAACTGCCTGCAGATGCTTCAACAGTGACCATAAATATTTATGACAAAAACGGTGTTTTGGTAAGAACAATTGATGATGTTCCCAGGGACGCAGGTGACCATAAACTTTCATGGGATTTTCTCGATAATAATGGCAACGAAGTACCTAACGGTGAATACAGATTTGAAATAACTGCAAAGACAATGGACGAAAAGGATATGGCCGTCGAATCATACAAATGGGGAACAATAAACGGACTGAGATTCAGTGAATACGGTACCAAACTATTGGTAGACAACATCGAATACATGTTATCCGATATACTCGAGATCATTAAGCCTTCGGAGACAGGAGGAGGCGAAGGATAA
- a CDS encoding flagellar protein, with protein MAEINGISVPFIPIVQNDGLSRVSSTPDSAVSFDSIFQQELEKIKFSNHALKRLESRNITLGSEELNKINSAVQKAEQKGSKDSLVMMQDTAFIINIPNRTVVTALPVGESNENVFTNIDSVVFT; from the coding sequence ATGGCAGAGATAAACGGTATAAGCGTACCATTTATTCCAATAGTTCAGAATGACGGCCTATCCAGGGTTAGTTCAACTCCTGACAGCGCGGTTAGTTTTGATTCAATCTTCCAGCAGGAACTTGAAAAAATAAAATTCTCTAACCACGCACTTAAAAGATTAGAATCACGAAACATTACTCTTGGATCTGAAGAACTGAACAAAATTAATTCAGCGGTACAAAAAGCAGAACAAAAAGGATCAAAGGATTCATTGGTGATGATGCAGGATACAGCATTCATCATAAACATACCTAACAGGACTGTTGTTACAGCATTGCCTGTTGGTGAATCAAATGAAAATGTTTTTACGAATATAGACAGCGTAGTTTTTACATAA
- a CDS encoding flagellar hook-basal body complex protein has protein sequence MALLNSLFAGVSGLRNHQSMMDVIGNNIANVNTIGFKGSRVTFSDTFNQFVKAGTNPTETTGGTNSFQIGLGMKINSIDRNWNQGTFERTGIATDLALQGPGLFVLKSDGQNFFSRAGAFVFDADGKLVSPQNGAIVQGKVANDEGVVPPGNNLEDIIIDTNLKLPAVATTLIEWGGNLKSNSVLTRTEEVVQRGNINSALAGPFETTTTVYNELGEAYTLRMSYAKTANPDEYTLTWEVLDSETPPNQVGTGQITPLQFEDDGNGNWNLNAASVALFDGTNNRVNIPSSNLDFTFDATEITQNSATSTLSLSADGNRQPNIVTGAVTIFDSLGTSHQVTIRFTKIGDNQWLFKASVPATSTDNGLEAYTTGSVTFNPDGTLDPANISPTNPQLTFTPKGGANPVVLDLDFGQGFEGITQTSASSVISALSQNGAASASLSNINIDQYGNIVGIFSNGNSRTLAQVMVATFKNLNGLISVGDNMYTAYANSGEPRIGALGEETGTTVQSGALEQSNVDLSEEFTKMIVSQRGFQANARVITTADTLLQEITNLIR, from the coding sequence ATGGCACTTCTCAATTCTCTTTTCGCAGGTGTATCAGGTTTACGCAATCATCAATCAATGATGGACGTAATCGGCAACAACATTGCAAACGTAAACACAATCGGATTCAAAGGTTCCCGCGTTACTTTCAGCGATACATTCAACCAGTTTGTAAAAGCAGGAACAAATCCTACCGAAACAACTGGCGGAACAAACTCATTCCAGATTGGTCTTGGTATGAAAATTAATTCGATAGACAGAAACTGGAACCAGGGAACATTTGAAAGAACAGGAATAGCAACCGACCTTGCATTACAGGGACCCGGTTTATTTGTGCTTAAGAGTGACGGACAGAACTTCTTCTCAAGAGCCGGAGCTTTTGTATTTGATGCTGACGGTAAACTAGTAAGTCCACAGAACGGCGCAATTGTTCAGGGTAAAGTTGCAAACGATGAAGGCGTTGTTCCTCCTGGAAATAATCTTGAAGATATCATCATCGATACAAATCTTAAACTGCCTGCAGTCGCAACCACACTGATCGAATGGGGCGGAAACTTAAAAAGTAATTCAGTGTTAACAAGAACTGAAGAAGTTGTACAAAGAGGAAATATTAATTCAGCACTGGCGGGTCCGTTTGAAACAACAACAACCGTGTATAACGAATTGGGAGAAGCATATACATTAAGAATGTCTTATGCTAAAACAGCTAACCCGGATGAATATACATTAACGTGGGAAGTTCTTGATAGTGAAACTCCCCCCAACCAGGTAGGCACCGGTCAAATAACACCTTTACAATTTGAAGATGATGGCAACGGAAACTGGAATCTTAATGCAGCTTCAGTGGCTTTATTTGACGGTACAAACAACAGAGTAAATATTCCAAGCAGCAATCTCGACTTTACTTTTGATGCAACAGAAATCACACAGAATTCTGCAACCTCAACATTAAGCCTCTCTGCAGATGGTAACAGACAACCTAACATAGTAACTGGTGCAGTTACAATATTTGATTCGTTAGGAACCTCACACCAGGTTACAATACGATTTACAAAGATCGGAGATAATCAATGGCTATTCAAAGCATCAGTTCCGGCCACAAGTACTGATAACGGACTTGAAGCATATACAACAGGTTCAGTTACATTTAACCCTGATGGTACTCTTGATCCGGCAAATATTTCACCAACTAATCCTCAGTTAACATTTACACCTAAAGGCGGCGCAAATCCTGTAGTGCTTGATCTTGATTTCGGACAAGGATTTGAAGGTATCACACAAACATCAGCAAGTTCAGTTATATCTGCATTGAGCCAGAACGGTGCTGCATCCGCATCACTTTCAAATATCAACATTGATCAGTACGGAAACATAGTTGGTATTTTCTCGAACGGAAATTCACGGACACTTGCACAGGTGATGGTTGCAACATTTAAAAACCTTAATGGTTTGATAAGTGTTGGTGACAACATGTACACAGCATACGCAAACTCAGGTGAACCGAGAATCGGAGCTCTTGGTGAAGAAACAGGAACAACGGTTCAGTCAGGTGCGCTTGAACAATCAAACGTTGATCTTTCAGAAGAGTTTACAAAAATGATAGTATCACAGAGAGGATTCCAGGCGAACGCCAGGGTGATTACAACTGCTGATACTTTACTCCAGGAAATTACCAATCTAATTAGGTAA